In Ktedonobacteraceae bacterium, one genomic interval encodes:
- a CDS encoding MIP family channel protein has protein sequence MASRSVATPSALAGTPGEMLAEFFGTMVLILFGDGCVAVYGLFGPSQNVGIGANTWPVIIFGWGLAVMLGIYVAGAISGAHLNPAVTLGLAVTGKFSWNKVLPYWVAQILGAFVAALILYFVYQGALVNALAANHLSIGDIAQGPTFGGKGFGWIFYTGHRAFVGTFGAFCDEFVGTALLVGLILVIVDARNQPVQANLNPLIIGFLIVAIGASFGANTGYAINPARDFGPRLWIGFVSGFSSFSVDNYYFWIPIIAPLAGGAVGGLIYEFTVGKVLAARDLMKSGTAETKGEAVREPSVE, from the coding sequence ATGGCATCTCGATCTGTAGCTACGCCATCTGCACTCGCTGGGACTCCCGGTGAGATGCTCGCGGAATTCTTCGGCACGATGGTGCTGATTCTCTTTGGCGATGGCTGTGTGGCAGTCTATGGACTCTTTGGACCATCACAAAATGTGGGTATAGGTGCGAATACCTGGCCGGTCATTATCTTCGGATGGGGTCTTGCCGTTATGTTAGGCATATATGTCGCGGGAGCTATCAGCGGTGCTCACCTCAATCCGGCTGTAACATTGGGACTCGCTGTCACCGGGAAATTCTCCTGGAATAAGGTTCTTCCTTACTGGGTAGCGCAGATACTTGGCGCGTTTGTGGCCGCCCTTATTCTCTACTTCGTCTACCAGGGGGCGCTCGTCAATGCTTTGGCAGCGAATCATCTGTCAATTGGCGACATTGCCCAGGGGCCGACTTTTGGCGGTAAGGGTTTCGGGTGGATTTTTTACACCGGCCATAGGGCGTTCGTTGGAACGTTCGGCGCCTTCTGCGACGAGTTTGTAGGCACTGCTCTGCTTGTTGGCCTGATACTGGTGATTGTTGATGCCCGCAACCAGCCCGTCCAGGCAAACCTGAATCCACTCATTATCGGCTTCCTGATCGTAGCAATAGGTGCCTCTTTCGGCGCCAATACCGGGTATGCCATCAATCCTGCTCGTGATTTTGGCCCTCGCCTCTGGATTGGCTTCGTCAGTGGTTTCTCCAGCTTCTCCGTAGACAATTACTACTTCTGGATACCTATCATCGCACCCCTGGCAGGAGGTGCAGTCGGCGGTCTGATCTATGAATTCACCGTCGGCAAAGTGCTTGCTGCAAGGGATCTCATGAAATCCGGTACCGCGGAAACAAAGGGTGAAGCTGTACGCGAACCCTCAGTCGAGTAA
- a CDS encoding glycerol-3-phosphate responsive antiterminator — MLRQSSASLLNRLDNCKTIPVIENRAQFMQVFDSPHIRAILLRHCNLFELSSLVDQAYRRDLSLYVNIDHIDGIHSDAAGLRYLADQFRVAGVVSNHPKLLALAKDFGMETIQRIFAVDSTGLEVALGTVDRSYTDLLDISPALVIPYVISRLAEPLPLSFIGSGLIQTSQQIQRILRANAAGVAVMRKELWREPVVGIAR, encoded by the coding sequence ATGCTAAGACAGTCCAGCGCGTCGCTCCTTAACCGGTTAGATAACTGTAAAACTATCCCAGTCATCGAGAACCGCGCACAATTTATGCAAGTTTTCGATTCCCCGCATATTCGTGCCATTCTGCTGCGTCATTGTAATCTGTTCGAGCTTTCGAGTTTGGTAGACCAGGCATATAGGCGCGATCTCTCCCTCTATGTCAATATCGATCATATCGATGGAATTCATTCCGATGCGGCCGGTTTGCGTTACCTGGCCGATCAATTCCGTGTGGCAGGTGTTGTTTCAAATCATCCCAAACTGTTGGCATTAGCGAAAGATTTTGGGATGGAGACCATACAACGAATTTTTGCCGTCGACTCAACCGGATTAGAAGTGGCGTTGGGGACGGTCGATAGGTCTTATACTGATCTGCTCGATATTTCTCCCGCGCTAGTTATTCCTTATGTGATTTCGCGGTTAGCTGAGCCTTTACCATTGAGCTTTATAGGCTCTGGCTTGATTCAGACATCGCAACAGATACAAAGAATCCTTCGTGCGAATGCAGCAGGTGTGGCAGTCATGCGCAAAGAACTCTGGCGAGAACCGGTCGTAGGAATAGCGCGCTAA
- a CDS encoding DedA family protein, with protein sequence MLTHLTNWLTTNITNLYATTGLIGIILAMAIESCCIPLPSEIVMPLAGIMIYNHKILSGLNPVASILLVAVAGAIGCLLGSIVAYWIGYKGGRPLMLKYGRYVLISQHDADTADRFFQRWGSATVFFSRLLPVVRTYISLPAGIAKTPFVKFCIYTVLGSLPWCLILAFAGYELGKATNGLSSLGTIFHGLDVVVLIAIVVLVALYIWRHIRNDRKAREEHAAKEAAQAQLIAQQPPRMQQFQSQPWQQPASQQSPWVQQQAPQQVWGQPPAQTSPWGQPQPAQPSPWRQSPPPSPSQPPQWGQMQPPPQQPWPQRNGDDSNFSR encoded by the coding sequence TTGTTGACACATCTTACTAACTGGCTTACTACAAATATAACAAATCTGTATGCTACAACTGGCCTGATCGGTATTATATTGGCTATGGCCATCGAAAGCTGCTGTATACCATTGCCAAGTGAAATTGTGATGCCGCTGGCAGGTATCATGATTTACAATCATAAAATCCTCTCTGGTCTGAATCCTGTCGCGAGTATCCTGCTGGTAGCTGTTGCAGGCGCTATTGGCTGTCTGCTTGGCTCGATAGTTGCCTACTGGATTGGTTACAAAGGTGGTCGCCCCCTCATGCTCAAATATGGTCGCTATGTACTCATTTCGCAGCATGACGCGGATACAGCAGACCGTTTCTTCCAGCGCTGGGGCAGCGCCACCGTCTTCTTCTCGCGCTTGCTACCCGTGGTTCGCACCTACATTTCGCTGCCTGCCGGTATCGCAAAGACTCCATTTGTAAAATTCTGCATCTATACCGTGCTGGGTTCATTGCCGTGGTGTCTGATTCTCGCATTCGCAGGCTATGAGTTGGGAAAAGCGACGAACGGCTTATCCTCGCTCGGCACAATCTTCCATGGCCTGGACGTGGTTGTTCTTATAGCCATCGTGGTTCTGGTTGCTCTTTACATATGGAGACATATTCGTAACGACCGCAAGGCTCGTGAAGAACACGCGGCCAAAGAAGCTGCGCAGGCCCAGCTAATCGCTCAACAGCCCCCTCGGATGCAGCAATTTCAGTCACAACCATGGCAGCAGCCGGCTTCACAACAATCGCCATGGGTTCAACAACAGGCGCCCCAGCAAGTCTGGGGGCAACCGCCAGCCCAGACTTCGCCATGGGGTCAGCCACAGCCGGCGCAGCCCTCACCATGGAGGCAATCTCCCCCTCCATCACCATCACAGCCTCCGCAATGGGGACAGATGCAGCCGCCACCTCAACAGCCCTGGCCCCAGCGCAACGGCGATGATAGTAACTTTTCGCGCTGA
- the glpK gene encoding glycerol kinase GlpK, translated as MAKYVLALDQGTTSSRAIVFNHDGAIVSVAQQEFPQIYPAPGLVEHDPEAIWSSQLAVAQEALKKAGASASDIAAIGITNQRETAIVWEKSTGKPVFNAIVWQSRLTVPICDALKAKGFDKEIRDRTGLVTDAYFSGTKVKWILDNVPGAREKAERGELLFGNVDTFLMWRLSKGRVHATDPSNASRTLLYNIYQGDWDDVILNELGVPRSMLPTVMPSSGVFGETDAEFFGAPIPMAGDAGDQQAATFGQACYEVGMAKNTYGTGCFMLMNTGTQGVPSQNGLLTTVGWRVDDNPTIYCLEGSIFITGAAVQWLRDGLGVIKQSVDVEALANTVPDNGGVYLVPAFVGLGAPYWDPYARGTIIGLTRGSTVGHIARATLESMCYQTRDVLEAMTADSKVDLKTLRVDGGAVVNNLLMQFQADILGVPVQRPKVAETTALGAAYLAGLAVGFWSSQAEVAEQWAIDRTFEPQMSADQREKLYAGWKRAVERSQGWEQA; from the coding sequence ATGGCAAAGTATGTGCTTGCCCTGGATCAGGGTACAACGAGTTCGCGCGCGATTGTCTTCAATCATGATGGCGCGATTGTCAGTGTAGCGCAGCAGGAGTTTCCCCAGATTTACCCGGCACCGGGATTGGTTGAACATGATCCAGAGGCGATCTGGTCAAGCCAGCTCGCGGTTGCTCAGGAAGCGCTGAAAAAGGCGGGGGCCTCGGCCTCCGATATAGCAGCCATTGGCATCACGAACCAGCGCGAGACGGCGATTGTCTGGGAGAAATCCACCGGTAAACCCGTTTTCAATGCCATTGTGTGGCAGAGCCGGCTCACGGTTCCTATTTGTGATGCGCTGAAAGCGAAAGGCTTCGACAAGGAAATCCGGGATCGTACCGGGTTGGTGACTGACGCGTATTTCTCCGGCACAAAAGTAAAATGGATTCTCGACAATGTTCCCGGCGCGCGTGAAAAGGCAGAGCGCGGAGAATTACTCTTCGGCAACGTCGATACGTTCCTCATGTGGCGACTCTCAAAAGGGCGTGTGCATGCCACCGATCCCTCAAACGCATCACGCACGCTCCTGTACAACATCTATCAGGGCGATTGGGATGATGTCATCCTCAATGAACTGGGTGTTCCACGCTCGATGTTGCCCACGGTCATGCCATCCAGTGGAGTATTTGGCGAGACCGACGCTGAGTTCTTCGGTGCGCCTATCCCCATGGCTGGAGATGCCGGCGATCAGCAGGCGGCTACCTTTGGACAGGCCTGTTACGAGGTAGGCATGGCGAAGAACACTTACGGCACCGGCTGTTTTATGCTCATGAACACCGGAACGCAGGGTGTGCCGTCGCAGAATGGCTTGCTCACTACAGTCGGCTGGCGGGTAGATGACAATCCAACCATTTATTGCCTGGAAGGGAGCATCTTTATCACCGGTGCAGCTGTCCAGTGGCTGCGTGATGGCCTCGGTGTCATCAAGCAGAGCGTCGATGTGGAGGCATTGGCGAATACCGTTCCTGATAACGGCGGTGTCTACCTGGTGCCGGCTTTTGTGGGCCTGGGCGCTCCATACTGGGACCCCTATGCTCGCGGCACCATTATCGGTCTGACTCGCGGCTCGACGGTTGGTCATATCGCCAGGGCGACACTTGAATCGATGTGCTATCAGACTCGCGACGTGCTGGAAGCCATGACTGCCGATAGCAAGGTCGATTTGAAGACGCTGCGCGTCGATGGCGGCGCAGTCGTCAACAATCTGCTGATGCAATTCCAGGCCGATATCCTTGGCGTGCCGGTGCAGCGGCCAAAGGTAGCTGAGACGACGGCCCTCGGCGCGGCCTATCTCGCGGGCCTCGCAGTTGGTTTCTGGAGCAGCCAGGCGGAAGTAGCCGAGCAATGGGCTATCGATCGCACCTTTGAGCCTCAAATGAGCGCCGATCAACGCGAAAAGCTCTATGCCGGTTGGAAGCGAGCGGTCGAACGCTCTCAGGGTTGGGAACAGGCCTGA
- a CDS encoding glycerol-3-phosphate responsive antiterminator: MMTKQEFLRLSRLFPVAAAIKSNEDIQVALDSDVHMLFILKGDAFQLAPFVTQARDYGKRLVVHVDLVSGVGKDRAGIQYLHDIGVDAIITSRSQLVAAGKAEGLITIQRLLLLDDSALETGVRTIARAAPDIVEVLPGIIFPEMAPTLRQLLAGPFIAGGFIRTAADVARIQAAGALLSSSSTYQLWFKTPR, encoded by the coding sequence ATGATGACAAAGCAAGAGTTTCTACGCCTGTCCCGCCTCTTTCCGGTGGCGGCAGCGATAAAATCGAATGAGGATATTCAGGTTGCTCTCGATTCTGATGTCCACATGCTGTTCATCCTGAAAGGAGATGCGTTTCAACTAGCGCCTTTTGTCACGCAGGCACGCGATTATGGGAAGCGGTTAGTTGTACACGTTGATCTCGTGAGCGGTGTAGGGAAAGACCGCGCGGGCATTCAGTATTTACATGATATCGGTGTCGACGCAATCATCACCAGTCGCTCGCAGCTGGTCGCGGCAGGCAAAGCAGAGGGTTTGATTACCATCCAGCGCCTGCTTTTATTGGACGATTCCGCACTAGAAACAGGCGTGCGTACCATAGCGCGGGCGGCTCCCGACATAGTAGAGGTCCTACCGGGCATTATTTTTCCTGAAATGGCCCCAACTCTGCGCCAATTACTTGCGGGTCCCTTTATTGCCGGTGGATTCATTCGCACCGCCGCCGATGTAGCGCGCATTCAGGCTGCCGGTGCATTATTAAGCAGCAGCAGCACCTACCAACTCTGGTTCAAAACTCCACGCTGA
- the gltX gene encoding glutamate--tRNA ligase: MTQTDHRSQEQETPTTARPPRLRFAPSPTGIQHIGGFRTALFSWLYARHTGGTFILRIEDTDLARTVEGSVDFLLGGFAWLGMDIDEGPVEGGPYGPYYQTQRKALYQQYAHQLIASGHAYRCYCTPERLAEMRKQQEAQKLPPRYDRRCRYLSAEERAANEAAGLSWVVRFAMPIEGETIVHDELHGDIVFKNSDLDDMVILKSDGLPTYHLGHIVDDHLMGITHVLRGDDWIPSAPRHVQIYKALGWEMPLLYHVPNVLGKDKRKLSKRHNAPAWTELKQQGYLPEAVFNFLALLGWSYDDKTELFTREELIRVFTLDRIGIAGGIYDPDKLTWMNGVYIRRLPLDELTRRTLPYLERPEIEGGLPDNIERPLDFAYTARVLSLEQERLKTLGEAAHAVSFFYTEDLNYDTQLLIQKGMDAPRTHDALLQAYNVLSRVEEWEHEIIEAPMRELATELELKPGQLFGSIRVAISGRTATPPLFQMMEVLGRERTLSRIDQAIARLA; this comes from the coding sequence ATGACACAAACAGATCATCGTTCGCAGGAGCAGGAAACACCTACCACAGCTCGCCCGCCGCGCCTGCGTTTCGCGCCAAGTCCAACGGGCATTCAGCATATCGGCGGATTTCGTACCGCACTGTTTAGCTGGCTTTATGCGCGCCATACCGGCGGCACTTTCATTTTGCGTATCGAAGATACCGACCTTGCGCGCACGGTAGAGGGTTCGGTCGATTTCCTTTTAGGTGGTTTTGCGTGGCTCGGCATGGATATCGACGAGGGGCCTGTTGAGGGAGGTCCTTATGGCCCGTATTATCAGACGCAGCGCAAGGCCCTTTACCAGCAGTATGCTCACCAGCTGATTGCTTCGGGGCATGCCTATCGCTGTTATTGCACTCCTGAGCGGCTGGCCGAGATGCGCAAACAGCAGGAGGCACAGAAATTGCCACCCCGCTATGACCGGCGCTGTCGTTACCTGAGCGCAGAGGAGCGAGCCGCAAATGAGGCCGCCGGATTGTCATGGGTGGTGCGTTTCGCGATGCCCATCGAGGGCGAGACGATTGTACATGACGAACTGCACGGCGATATCGTTTTCAAAAATTCCGACCTTGATGATATGGTCATCCTTAAATCGGATGGTCTGCCGACCTATCACCTGGGGCACATTGTCGACGATCATTTGATGGGTATCACACATGTATTGCGTGGCGATGACTGGATTCCCAGCGCCCCACGCCACGTACAGATTTACAAGGCGCTGGGATGGGAAATGCCGCTTTTATATCATGTGCCAAATGTGCTGGGCAAAGATAAAAGGAAGCTCAGCAAGCGTCACAATGCGCCGGCCTGGACAGAGTTGAAGCAGCAGGGATACCTTCCGGAGGCCGTGTTTAACTTTCTGGCGCTACTCGGCTGGTCATATGACGATAAGACCGAGCTTTTCACACGCGAGGAACTGATCCGGGTATTCACGCTGGACCGCATTGGCATCGCCGGTGGTATCTATGATCCTGACAAGTTGACCTGGATGAACGGCGTCTATATCCGGCGGTTGCCACTGGATGAGTTGACGCGCCGCACACTGCCATACCTGGAGCGTCCAGAAATCGAGGGCGGATTACCGGATAACATTGAGCGGCCGCTCGATTTCGCCTATACAGCTCGCGTCCTGAGCCTGGAGCAGGAGCGTTTGAAAACCCTGGGTGAAGCCGCGCACGCAGTTTCATTCTTCTACACTGAAGACCTGAATTATGATACGCAGTTGCTGATTCAGAAAGGCATGGATGCGCCCAGAACGCACGATGCCTTACTACAGGCATATAATGTGCTGAGCAGAGTTGAGGAGTGGGAACATGAGATCATCGAGGCTCCCATGCGCGAGCTTGCAACCGAGCTTGAACTGAAGCCGGGGCAGCTTTTTGGCTCGATCCGCGTTGCCATCAGTGGGCGTACCGCTACCCCGCCGCTCTTCCAGATGATGGAGGTACTGGGCCGCGAGCGCACTTTGAGCCGTATCGACCAGGCAATTGCTCGCCTTGCCTGA
- a CDS encoding bifunctional nuclease family protein has protein sequence MIEMTVESVRINLQTSQRVVILKATKQERYLFIWIAHAEAYAIAIELQGTSSPRPLTHDLLKNVIGDLGAKIESIVISDLIEDIFYARIVLDVDGRHVEIDSRPSDAIALAVRAKTPIFVEESVLERAGVALETNEEPLSPKSEPKKEKESEQDNLDAYRDFINSLDVLDEFGKD, from the coding sequence ATGATTGAGATGACAGTTGAAAGCGTGCGAATAAACTTGCAGACATCGCAGCGAGTGGTCATCTTGAAAGCTACGAAGCAAGAGCGCTACTTGTTTATCTGGATAGCGCATGCCGAAGCATATGCCATTGCTATCGAACTTCAGGGGACGAGTTCGCCTCGCCCGCTCACGCATGATTTGCTCAAGAATGTGATTGGTGATCTCGGTGCTAAAATTGAGAGTATCGTCATCTCGGACCTGATCGAAGATATATTCTATGCGCGAATCGTTCTTGATGTCGATGGCCGGCATGTTGAAATCGACTCACGCCCCAGCGATGCTATCGCTCTCGCTGTACGTGCAAAAACGCCGATCTTCGTAGAGGAGAGTGTACTGGAGCGCGCGGGAGTAGCACTGGAAACGAACGAGGAGCCACTTTCTCCAAAATCCGAGCCAAAGAAAGAAAAAGAATCCGAGCAGGATAACCTGGATGCGTACCGGGACTTTATCAATAGCCTGGACGTATTGGACGAGTTCGGCAAAGATTAA
- the lexA gene encoding transcriptional repressor LexA has translation MATEQTSDIQKRIYDFIVSYMKKEGMPPTNREIGSAMSIASTGHVDYHLSMLEKKGYIVRESKKSRGIKLSQQPGGIPVMGSIAAGEPIEVFSEQDQRLDVGQELEQQGTYALVVKGRSMIEDHICDGDYVVIKPQTTCENGDIVVATRKQDNGRATLKRFFQEHDKVRLQPANSEMEPIFVSRSEWDREWVVQGKVVAIFRQYRAA, from the coding sequence ATGGCAACTGAGCAAACAAGTGATATTCAGAAGCGCATCTACGATTTCATCGTCAGTTATATGAAGAAAGAGGGCATGCCACCGACCAATCGCGAGATTGGCAGTGCGATGAGCATAGCAAGTACCGGTCATGTCGATTACCATCTTTCTATGCTCGAAAAGAAAGGCTACATCGTTCGTGAGTCCAAAAAGAGCCGCGGCATCAAGCTTTCCCAGCAACCCGGCGGTATTCCTGTCATGGGCAGCATTGCCGCAGGTGAGCCGATTGAGGTTTTCTCTGAACAGGACCAGCGGCTTGATGTTGGCCAGGAGCTCGAGCAGCAGGGTACGTATGCGCTCGTTGTCAAGGGCCGTTCGATGATCGAAGATCATATTTGTGACGGCGATTATGTCGTTATCAAGCCACAGACCACCTGTGAAAATGGTGATATCGTGGTTGCCACTCGTAAGCAGGATAATGGTCGTGCTACCCTGAAACGCTTCTTCCAGGAACATGATAAAGTGCGTTTGCAACCTGCTAACTCTGAAATGGAACCCATCTTCGTATCGCGTTCCGAATGGGATCGCGAATGGGTAGTACAGGGCAAGGTCGTCGCAATTTTCCGCCAGTATCGCGCTGCATAG
- a CDS encoding DUF6483 family protein produces MTQRDYILRLAEEIGRALAQVLYHKQIKDYAGALNFIDEQYRQTLGMGAGFIHSVPEETLLAMLTSLGTLNTEKCWLLATLLKAEGEIYEEQNNQDESYYCYLKSLNLFLEVLLLDGNISDVDYVPELEGLLYKLHDYELPVKTSLKLLQYYENTGKFAKAEDILFDMLNSSMPDKAILQRGIAFYTRLRKKSDATLSAGNLSRVEVEEGLAKLKEMGLHPSG; encoded by the coding sequence ATGACACAGAGAGATTACATCCTTCGACTGGCGGAAGAGATTGGCCGCGCCCTGGCCCAGGTTCTTTATCACAAACAAATAAAGGATTATGCAGGGGCGTTGAACTTTATTGACGAGCAATACAGGCAGACGCTCGGCATGGGCGCCGGCTTCATTCACTCTGTTCCTGAGGAAACGCTGCTGGCGATGCTCACCTCACTAGGAACGTTGAACACCGAGAAGTGCTGGTTGCTGGCTACATTGCTGAAAGCGGAGGGGGAAATCTACGAGGAACAGAACAACCAGGATGAAAGCTATTACTGCTACCTGAAATCCTTGAATCTGTTCCTTGAAGTTCTCCTGCTCGATGGCAACATCAGCGATGTAGATTACGTTCCTGAACTGGAAGGCCTGCTCTATAAGTTACATGATTATGAGCTTCCGGTAAAAACTTCGCTGAAGCTACTACAATACTATGAGAACACCGGCAAGTTTGCGAAGGCCGAAGATATCCTTTTCGACATGCTGAACAGCAGTATGCCCGACAAAGCGATTCTTCAACGCGGCATCGCTTTTTATACACGACTGCGCAAGAAGAGCGATGCCACACTGAGCGCGGGTAACCTTTCCCGCGTTGAGGTAGAAGAGGGCCTGGCGAAACTGAAGGAGATGGGTTTGCATCCTTCAGGGTGA
- the lysA gene encoding diaminopimelate decarboxylase has protein sequence MPVQSDALTNLSHLLPDTATFSSDGVFHIAGKSVPELIQHYGYNTPLYIFDRTTIINACQRYQQAFRKYYHPSPVQILYASKAYLSPLVAGLVTGQGLGLDVVSGGELTLALRAHVPMERISFHGNNKSIDELRMALKSGVGRIVLDNWSELERLTLLAGEGGYHPQVLVRVAPDVDTDTHRYLQTGHAASKFGFPLANGEARAAMLRILQEGQLRLAGLHAHSGTMLRETRPYVECLRRLMALARDVYVETQWWPREISPGGGWAIDEPGQPPVPGIEVLAQALQATMEQELALRQDALPAPTLIIEPGRSIIGRAGVAVYRIGARKPTPGGVTYLFVDGGMADNIRPALYGARYTAFPVERAFAPAGEAVCISGRYCESGDMLIDQVMLPYMRENELLALPGVGAYCLPMSSNYNLVPRPIVLLVDEHTVQVMERQETYDDILSRYQQV, from the coding sequence ATGCCCGTACAATCTGATGCGCTCACTAATCTATCTCATCTCCTGCCCGATACTGCCACATTTTCATCAGACGGTGTCTTTCATATAGCCGGCAAGTCTGTACCTGAACTTATCCAGCACTATGGCTACAATACACCTCTGTATATCTTTGATCGCACAACCATTATCAATGCCTGTCAGCGTTACCAGCAGGCTTTTCGGAAGTATTACCATCCCTCTCCAGTACAAATCCTGTATGCATCCAAGGCATATCTTTCGCCATTGGTTGCCGGATTGGTGACCGGGCAGGGATTAGGACTGGACGTTGTCTCAGGCGGCGAATTGACACTTGCTCTTCGCGCCCATGTCCCGATGGAGCGAATCTCGTTTCATGGCAATAATAAATCCATTGACGAGTTACGTATGGCATTAAAGTCAGGCGTGGGACGCATTGTGCTGGACAACTGGAGCGAATTGGAGCGCCTCACTTTGCTTGCAGGCGAAGGTGGATATCATCCACAGGTCTTAGTGCGTGTCGCGCCGGATGTAGATACTGATACGCATCGCTACTTGCAAACAGGTCACGCCGCCTCCAAGTTTGGTTTCCCGCTCGCAAATGGCGAGGCCAGGGCCGCCATGCTGCGTATCCTGCAAGAGGGACAGTTGCGATTAGCCGGGCTGCACGCGCATAGCGGAACAATGTTACGCGAGACGCGTCCTTATGTCGAGTGCCTGCGCAGGCTAATGGCGCTCGCGCGCGATGTCTATGTAGAGACGCAATGGTGGCCGCGTGAAATCAGTCCCGGCGGTGGATGGGCAATCGACGAACCTGGCCAGCCGCCTGTTCCCGGCATCGAAGTGCTGGCGCAGGCTCTACAGGCGACGATGGAGCAAGAACTCGCCTTGCGACAGGATGCGCTTCCTGCGCCGACGCTGATAATCGAACCTGGCCGCTCGATCATCGGTCGCGCGGGGGTCGCGGTTTATCGAATCGGTGCCAGAAAGCCCACACCGGGCGGCGTTACCTACCTGTTCGTAGATGGCGGCATGGCAGATAACATTCGTCCCGCTCTCTATGGAGCGCGCTATACAGCGTTTCCGGTCGAACGAGCCTTTGCGCCCGCCGGAGAAGCCGTCTGTATCTCTGGCCGCTACTGTGAATCGGGCGATATGCTCATTGATCAGGTCATGTTGCCGTATATGCGCGAGAACGAATTATTGGCATTGCCAGGCGTTGGTGCGTATTGCCTGCCGATGAGCAGTAACTACAACCTTGTTCCCCGTCCAATCGTACTACTCGTTGATGAGCATACGGTACAGGTAATGGAGCGACAAGAAACATACGATGATATTCTATCGCGTTACCAGCAAGTTTGA